One Oreochromis niloticus isolate F11D_XX linkage group LG16, O_niloticus_UMD_NMBU, whole genome shotgun sequence genomic window carries:
- the LOC100694505 gene encoding alsin isoform X2 gives MENPEASLADEQAHTSPDRGLLHVWHSAGHSRQLCPDRVLLSRPVLQVSLGEHHGLLLAQGGQVYSFGELLWRDLSVPVSAPVPEVSLLGKTMVHVAAGGFHCGALSEQGSVYMWGENTAGQCGQTEKGTVTNITVPEPCPVSVVDGEVVPPVVVRVVDLACGREHSLALSAQNELWAWGSGCQLGLVTSTFPVGKPQKVEHLAGRHVIQVACGAYHSLALVRRLPPQDYNTQHAPKKKERGQSPHYSVTEREELSAVEDSHYCPLGVELTEVMKGEASSQVRGPRRRLRAGATSASSSPGSDDSKSNTKHPNLESQGQTDSVTETDGSPKVHLLSADELELQNLLEKLSDQSLDKQDTDSLSSHTSDDSCISSTPSSDLLTSSYKDDLNTKRQMHNNSGLSGSHSSSPVCLNEVRLCLEKEKRSLQGLKSSSLTNIYQKGKTATSRRSSLPGTPTHGSPRRRHPCACRPSSAGGASAGAPEEAEDGLPFLETEIWSWGRGSEGQLGHGDQLARLQPLCVKSLTGEEVIKVAAGSHHSLALTAQCQVYSWGSNMCGQLGHVNIPVTVPQQAKLSDGLRVWDLSAGQSHSLLLADGDCVQPVLLYCGQQKEPVQTERLNQSESSSKRSPSRVERYTVMPTLLPFCIEMGYVSSVCSGGQSCAVLADHNVMGFISAIHELASRERHLYCWCSSVRKILLTPLRKRDSLCPVLGEQCTHLFFSLCESFVQLSTLIGRHATALTYFLHNVQGCDVTTLPLLTHTEYFIDAYKRYFSSLGDFQVMGGFQPLHKLSLESLGFRQTLLTQLSVSDQSASGDVDLVSMLYWPLQQLHQYSRALLKLAACYDVLTVEYKSLDQGHKDCESLSSSLLRRKKEAETTFLFWKTHSGKTTECLRLPRRRVVCESSNRSLTLQNAGRFSNHWFILFNDALVHTQGTIPSQSFFSTHHVYPLTCLWVKPVTENGSGLHALKITCPEESFTLVASTPQEKNKWLRSLNQTVDQILGGGGQGSSPAMTRTASYTFTADERFKDAQYTGSWLAGRVHGRGTMKWPDGRLYKGNFKNGLEDGYGECVIPNKLLNKTDTYQGQWREGKIHGFGKYKYASGEVYEGCFCDGQRHGYGMLSSGKLARNSSSVFIGQWVHDKRTGYGVYDDITRGEKYMGMWLDDQRHGSAVIITQHGVYFEGAFRENKMSGLGLLMSDDDTVFHGEFTDDWTISGKGILTMPNGDSLDGQFSGEWSSGLKVVGTYTKPGIDEPPNKEKNGLKLGQYAVPADQRWICVFDECWSRLGCEAAGKGERTTAWENIAVTITTARRQSPDLSRSQTKVLECLEFIPQYEDPVTAANYDNIRRYLTKACETPHHPLGWLVETLVTAYRMTYVGVGSNRRLLRQAVQEVLAYLTHFYSVIRFLFPGLPDDGSVLPDAPTSPSKSRRNSYTTGQGCVMVVSSSSLLLPLLLPRLYPPLFTLYSLQEEQEETEYWERILRLNKQPDQSLLSFLEVQEKFWPLWMSILGEKKQIVSSSKDACFVSAVETLQQISTRFTPSDKLMVIQKSFEELTLEVKPLLDGDFLWCMDDLFPLFLYVVLRARIRNLGAEISLIEDLMDPNIQHGELGLMFTTLKACYIQIQQETNA, from the exons ATGGAGAATCCAGAGGCAAG CCTCGCAGATGAGCAGGCTCACACATCTCCAGACCGAGGACTCCTCCACGTTTGGCATTCAGCGGGCCACAGCAGGCAGCTCTGTCCAGACAGGGTGCTGCTGTCCAGGCCCGTGCTGCAGGTCTCCCTGGGGGAACACCATGGCCTCCTGCTCGCACAGG GTGGTCAGGTGTATTCATTTGGAGAGCTTTTATGGAGGGATCTGAGCGTCCCCGTGTCTGCTCCGGTGCCAGAGGTCTCTCTGCTGGGGAAGACGATGGTCCATGTGGCTGCTGGCGGCTTCCACTGCGGTGCTCTTAGCGAGCAGGGTAGCGTCTACATGTGGGGGGAGAATACTGCAGGACAGTGTGGGCAAACAGAGAAGGGTACAGTCACAAACATCACCG TTCCAGAGCCTTGTCCTGTCAGCGTGGTGGATGGTGAGGTCGTTCCTCCAGTGGTGGTTCGAGTTGTGGACCTTGCCTGTGGACGGGAGCACAGCCTGGCTCTGTCAGCCCAGAACGAGCTGTGGGCGTGGGGTAGTGGCTGCCAACTCGGCCTGGTCACCAGCACCTTCCCTGTGGGGAAACCACAGAAG GTGGAGCACTTGGCAGGCAGACATGTGATTCAG GTGGCCTGCGGTGCATACCACAGCCTGGCTCTTGTTCGTAGGTTACCTCCTCAGGACTATAATACCCAGCATGCCCCTAAGAAGAAGGAGCGAGGCCAGTCACCCCACTACTCGGTGACAGAGAGGGAGGAGCTCTCAGCAGTTGAGGATTCTCATTACTGCCCACTCGGAGTGGAGTTAACTGAAGTGATGAAAGGAGag GCGTCTTCACAAGTTCGAGGACCCAGACGAAGGCTCCGGGCTGGAGCAACATCAGCAAGCAGCAGTCCCGGTTCTGATGACAGCAAATCTAACACTAAACA CCCAAACCTTGAATCTCAGGGTCAAACTGACAGTGTAACAGAGACTGACGGCAGCCCAAAAGTGCACTTGCTGTCAGCTGACGAGCTCGAGCTGCAAAATCTCCTTGAGAAACTCTCTGATCAGTCATTAGATAAACAAGACACTGACTCACTGAGCAGCCACACCTCAG ACGACAGCTGCATTTCCTCAACTCCTTCCTCTGACCTGCTGACTTCCAGTTACAAAGATGACTTAAATACAAAGAGACAAATGCACAA TAACAGTGGACTGTCTGGGTCACACTCCTCTTCCCCAGTGTGTCTGAATGAAGTTCGACTCTGTCTGGAGAAGGAAAAGCGGTCCCTGCAGGGACTGAAGAGCTCTAGTCTTACAAACATATACCAGAAGGGGAAAACGGCAACGAGCAGGAGAAGCTCACTTCCCGGAACACCCACCCACG GGTCTCCTCGGAGGCGACACCCTTGTGCTTGCAGGCCGTCCTCAGCTGGTGGGGCCTCGGCTGGAGCGCCAGAGGAGGCAGAAGATGGCCTGCCATTTCTGGAGACAGAGATTTGGAGCTGGGGGCGTGGCTCTGAGGGACAACTTGGTCATGGAGATCAGCTCGCTAG aCTCCAGCCTCTATGCGTCAAGTCTTTAACAGGGGAAGAAGTGATCAAAGTTGCTGCAGGCTCGCATCATTCACTGGCTCTCACTGCTCAGTGCCAG GTGTACTCATGGGGCAGCAACATGTGTGGACAACTCGGCCACGTGAACATCCCTGTCACTGTCCCTCAGCAGGCGAAG CTGTCTGATGGCCTTCGTGTTTGGGACTTGTCAGCTGGTCAGAGCCACTCCCTGCTCCTGGCTGATGGAGACTGTGTGCAGCCAGTCCTGTTGTACTGCGGCCAACAGAAGGAGCCAGTGCAAACTGAGAGGCTAAACCAGAGTGAAAGCTCAAGCAAGAGGTCACCCAGCAGAGTGGAGCGTTATACAGTCATGCCCACCCTGCTGCCCTTCTGCATCGAG atgggTTACGTTAGCAGTGTGTGCAGTGGAGGTCAGAGCTGTGCGGTGTTGGCAGACCACAACGTCATGGGTTTTATTTCGGCTATCCACGAGCTGGCCTCCAGAGAGAGACACTTGTACTGTTGGTGTAGCAGTGTCAGGAAGATCCTCCTCACCCCTCTGCGTAAAAGAG ACAGTTTGTGTCCAGTGTTGGGTGAGCAGTGCACCcatcttttcttctctctctgtgaGAGTTTTGTTCAGCTGAGCACCCTGATTGGCCGACATGCCACAGCACTCACCTACTTCCTGCATAACGTGCAGGGCTGTGATGTCACTACCCTTCCcctgctgacacacacagagtatTTCATAGACGCATACAAAAG GTATTTTTCTTCACTTGGTGATTTCCAAGTAATGGGCGGATTCCAACCACTTCACAAACTCTCGCT TGAGAGTTTAGGCTTTCGGCAGACTTTGCTCACTCAGCTGTCCGTATCAGATCAGTCAGCCAGTGGTGATGTTGATCTGGTTTCAATGTTGTACTGGCCTCTGCAGCAGCTCCACCAGTACAGCCGAGCCCTGCTCAAACTGGCGGCCTGCTATGATGTG TTAACTGTGGAGTATAAGTCCCTTGATCAGGGTCATAAAGATTGCGAGTCCCTGTCTTCATCACTGCTAAGAAGGAAGAAGGAGGCTGAAACCACCTTCCTGTTCTGGAAGACCCACTCTGGCAAAACTACT GAGTGCCTGCGTCTTCCCAGGCGTCGTGTGGTCTGTGAAAGCAGCAACAGATCTCTGACTCTGCAGAACGCCGGCCGGTTCTCAAATCACTGGTTCATATTGTTCAATGATGCCCTGGTGCACACACAG GGTACAATTCCCTCTCAGAGCTTC TTCTCCACTCATCACGTCTACCCTCTGACCTGTTTGTGGGTGAAaccggtcactgaaaacggcaGTGGACT TCATGCCCTCAAAATAACATGTCCAGAGGAGAGTTTCACCCTGGTGGCCTCAACCCCGCAGGAAAAG AACAAGTGGTTACGGTCTCTTAACCAGACAGTGGATCAGATACTGGGCGGCGGAGGTCAGGGGTCATCACCAGCAATGACTCGCACGGCCTCCTACACGTTCACGGCAGACGAACGGTTCAAAGATGCTCAGTACACCGGGAGCTGGTTGGCAGGACGGGTTCATGGCAG AGGAACCATGAAGTGGCCAGACGGGCGGTTGTACAAGGGGAACTTTAAGAATGGACTGGAGGATGG ctatGGAGAGTGTGTGATTCCTAATAAACTACTGAATAAAACCGACACCTACCAAGGACAGTGGAGAGAGGGCAAGATCCATGGTTTTGGCAAGTACAA GTATGCAAGTGGCGAGGTGTACGAGGGCTGTTTCTGTGATGGGCAGCGGCACGGTTACGGCATGCTGAGCTCTGGGAAACTGGCGAGGAATTCCTCCAGCGTTTTCATCGGGCAGTGGGTCCACGACAAGAGGACAGGATATGGCGTCTACGATGACATCACAAG AGGCGAGAAATACATGGGCATGTGGCTGGATGACCAGCGGCATGGCAGCGCAGTCATCATCACGCAGCACGGCGTGTACTTTGAAGGAGCTTTCAGAGAGAACAAAATGAGC GGTCTGGGTTTGCTGATGTCAGACGATGACACAGTTTTTCATGGGGAGTTCACTGACGACTGGACCATCAGCGGGAAG gGGATTTTAACCATGCCTAATGGTGACAGTCTGGACGGCCAGTTCAGTGGAGAGTGGAGCTCAGGGCTGAAGGTGGTTGGAACATACACAAAGCCAGGCATTGATGAACCTCCAAACAAGGAGAAGAATGGCCTGAA ACTGGGTCAGTACGCCGTGCCGGCAGATCAGAGGTGGATCTGTGTGTTTGATGAATGTTGGAGTCGGCTAGGCTGCGAAGCTGCTGGGAAAGGAGAGAGGACGACGGCCTGGGAGAACATCGCTGTTACAATAACAACTGCACGACGGCAGAG CCCAGACCTCAGCAGGTCTCAGACCAAAGTCCTGGAGTGTCTGGAGTTTATTCCTCAGTATGAAGACCCTGTCACTGCAGCAAACTACGACAACATACGAAGATACCTCACCAAG GCATGTGAGACCCCCCACCACCCTCTAGGCTGGCTGGTGGAGACATTGGTGACAGCGTACAGGATGACGTACGTCGGTGTGGGATCAAACCGCAGGCTGCTCAGGCAGGCTGTCCAAGAGGTCCTGGCCTACCTCACACACTTCTACAGCGTCATCAG GTTTTTATTCCCAGGATTACCGGACGATGGCAGCGTCCTCCCAGATGCCCCCACCTCTCCATCTAAGAGCAGACGCAACTCTTACACAACAGGGCAAGG CTGTGTTATGGTGGTgagctcctcctctctcctcctccctctgctgctcCCTCGACTCTATCCTCCTCTCTTTACTCTGTACTCCCtgcaggaggagcaggaggaaacTGAGTACTGGGAGCGCATCCTCCGACTCAACAAACAGCCTGACCAATCGCTGCTCAGCTTCCTGGAAGTGCAGGA GAAGTTCTGGCCGCTGTGGATGTCAATTCTTGGGGAGAAAAAGCAG ATTGTGTCCAGCAGCAAAGACGCCTGTTTTGTTTCTGCTGTAGAAACACTCCAGCAGATCAG CACCAGATTCACTCCGTCAGACAAGCTGATGGTGATCCAGAAGTCATTTGAGGAGCTGACACTGGAGGTGAAGCCTCTGCTGGATGGTGACTTCCTCTGGTGCATGGATGATCTGTTCCCACTCTTCCTTTATGTGGTGCTCAGAGCCAG GATCCGAAACCTGGGAGCTGAAATCAGCCTCATAGAAGATTTGATGGATCCCAACATTCAGCACGGAGAGCTGGGACTGATGTTCACAACACTAAAG GCCTGTTACATCCAGATCCAGCAGGAGACAAACGCGTAG
- the LOC100694505 gene encoding alsin isoform X1: MENPEASLADEQAHTSPDRGLLHVWHSAGHSRQLCPDRVLLSRPVLQVSLGEHHGLLLAQGGQVYSFGELLWRDLSVPVSAPVPEVSLLGKTMVHVAAGGFHCGALSEQGSVYMWGENTAGQCGQTEKGTVTNITVPEPCPVSVVDGEVVPPVVVRVVDLACGREHSLALSAQNELWAWGSGCQLGLVTSTFPVGKPQKVEHLAGRHVIQVACGAYHSLALVRRLPPQDYNTQHAPKKKERGQSPHYSVTEREELSAVEDSHYCPLGVELTEVMKGEASSQVRGPRRRLRAGATSASSSPGSDDSKSNTKHPNLESQGQTDSVTETDGSPKVHLLSADELELQNLLEKLSDQSLDKQDTDSLSSHTSDDSCISSTPSSDLLTSSYKDDLNTKRQMHNNSGLSGSHSSSPVCLNEVRLCLEKEKRSLQGLKSSSLTNIYQKGKTATSRRSSLPGTPTHGSPRRRHPCACRPSSAGGASAGAPEEAEDGLPFLETEIWSWGRGSEGQLGHGDQLARLQPLCVKSLTGEEVIKVAAGSHHSLALTAQCQVYSWGSNMCGQLGHVNIPVTVPQQAKLSDGLRVWDLSAGQSHSLLLADGDCVQPVLLYCGQQKEPVQTERLNQSESSSKRSPSRVERYTVMPTLLPFCIEMGYVSSVCSGGQSCAVLADHNVMGFISAIHELASRERHLYCWCSSVRKILLTPLRKRDSLCPVLGEQCTHLFFSLCESFVQLSTLIGRHATALTYFLHNVQGCDVTTLPLLTHTEYFIDAYKRYFSSLGDFQVMGGFQPLHKLSLESLGFRQTLLTQLSVSDQSASGDVDLVSMLYWPLQQLHQYSRALLKLAACYDVLTVEYKSLDQGHKDCESLSSSLLRRKKEAETTFLFWKTHSGKTTECLRLPRRRVVCESSNRSLTLQNAGRFSNHWFILFNDALVHTQGTIPSQSFFSTHHVYPLTCLWVKPVTENGSGLHALKITCPEESFTLVASTPQEKNKWLRSLNQTVDQILGGGGQGSSPAMTRTASYTFTADERFKDAQYTGSWLAGRVHGRGTMKWPDGRLYKGNFKNGLEDGYGECVIPNKLLNKTDTYQGQWREGKIHGFGKYKYASGEVYEGCFCDGQRHGYGMLSSGKLARNSSSVFIGQWVHDKRTGYGVYDDITRGEKYMGMWLDDQRHGSAVIITQHGVYFEGAFRENKMSGLGLLMSDDDTVFHGEFTDDWTISGKGILTMPNGDSLDGQFSGEWSSGLKVVGTYTKPGIDEPPNKEKNGLNRLGQYAVPADQRWICVFDECWSRLGCEAAGKGERTTAWENIAVTITTARRQSPDLSRSQTKVLECLEFIPQYEDPVTAANYDNIRRYLTKACETPHHPLGWLVETLVTAYRMTYVGVGSNRRLLRQAVQEVLAYLTHFYSVIRFLFPGLPDDGSVLPDAPTSPSKSRRNSYTTGQGCVMVVSSSSLLLPLLLPRLYPPLFTLYSLQEEQEETEYWERILRLNKQPDQSLLSFLEVQEKFWPLWMSILGEKKQIVSSSKDACFVSAVETLQQISTRFTPSDKLMVIQKSFEELTLEVKPLLDGDFLWCMDDLFPLFLYVVLRARIRNLGAEISLIEDLMDPNIQHGELGLMFTTLKACYIQIQQETNA, encoded by the exons ATGGAGAATCCAGAGGCAAG CCTCGCAGATGAGCAGGCTCACACATCTCCAGACCGAGGACTCCTCCACGTTTGGCATTCAGCGGGCCACAGCAGGCAGCTCTGTCCAGACAGGGTGCTGCTGTCCAGGCCCGTGCTGCAGGTCTCCCTGGGGGAACACCATGGCCTCCTGCTCGCACAGG GTGGTCAGGTGTATTCATTTGGAGAGCTTTTATGGAGGGATCTGAGCGTCCCCGTGTCTGCTCCGGTGCCAGAGGTCTCTCTGCTGGGGAAGACGATGGTCCATGTGGCTGCTGGCGGCTTCCACTGCGGTGCTCTTAGCGAGCAGGGTAGCGTCTACATGTGGGGGGAGAATACTGCAGGACAGTGTGGGCAAACAGAGAAGGGTACAGTCACAAACATCACCG TTCCAGAGCCTTGTCCTGTCAGCGTGGTGGATGGTGAGGTCGTTCCTCCAGTGGTGGTTCGAGTTGTGGACCTTGCCTGTGGACGGGAGCACAGCCTGGCTCTGTCAGCCCAGAACGAGCTGTGGGCGTGGGGTAGTGGCTGCCAACTCGGCCTGGTCACCAGCACCTTCCCTGTGGGGAAACCACAGAAG GTGGAGCACTTGGCAGGCAGACATGTGATTCAG GTGGCCTGCGGTGCATACCACAGCCTGGCTCTTGTTCGTAGGTTACCTCCTCAGGACTATAATACCCAGCATGCCCCTAAGAAGAAGGAGCGAGGCCAGTCACCCCACTACTCGGTGACAGAGAGGGAGGAGCTCTCAGCAGTTGAGGATTCTCATTACTGCCCACTCGGAGTGGAGTTAACTGAAGTGATGAAAGGAGag GCGTCTTCACAAGTTCGAGGACCCAGACGAAGGCTCCGGGCTGGAGCAACATCAGCAAGCAGCAGTCCCGGTTCTGATGACAGCAAATCTAACACTAAACA CCCAAACCTTGAATCTCAGGGTCAAACTGACAGTGTAACAGAGACTGACGGCAGCCCAAAAGTGCACTTGCTGTCAGCTGACGAGCTCGAGCTGCAAAATCTCCTTGAGAAACTCTCTGATCAGTCATTAGATAAACAAGACACTGACTCACTGAGCAGCCACACCTCAG ACGACAGCTGCATTTCCTCAACTCCTTCCTCTGACCTGCTGACTTCCAGTTACAAAGATGACTTAAATACAAAGAGACAAATGCACAA TAACAGTGGACTGTCTGGGTCACACTCCTCTTCCCCAGTGTGTCTGAATGAAGTTCGACTCTGTCTGGAGAAGGAAAAGCGGTCCCTGCAGGGACTGAAGAGCTCTAGTCTTACAAACATATACCAGAAGGGGAAAACGGCAACGAGCAGGAGAAGCTCACTTCCCGGAACACCCACCCACG GGTCTCCTCGGAGGCGACACCCTTGTGCTTGCAGGCCGTCCTCAGCTGGTGGGGCCTCGGCTGGAGCGCCAGAGGAGGCAGAAGATGGCCTGCCATTTCTGGAGACAGAGATTTGGAGCTGGGGGCGTGGCTCTGAGGGACAACTTGGTCATGGAGATCAGCTCGCTAG aCTCCAGCCTCTATGCGTCAAGTCTTTAACAGGGGAAGAAGTGATCAAAGTTGCTGCAGGCTCGCATCATTCACTGGCTCTCACTGCTCAGTGCCAG GTGTACTCATGGGGCAGCAACATGTGTGGACAACTCGGCCACGTGAACATCCCTGTCACTGTCCCTCAGCAGGCGAAG CTGTCTGATGGCCTTCGTGTTTGGGACTTGTCAGCTGGTCAGAGCCACTCCCTGCTCCTGGCTGATGGAGACTGTGTGCAGCCAGTCCTGTTGTACTGCGGCCAACAGAAGGAGCCAGTGCAAACTGAGAGGCTAAACCAGAGTGAAAGCTCAAGCAAGAGGTCACCCAGCAGAGTGGAGCGTTATACAGTCATGCCCACCCTGCTGCCCTTCTGCATCGAG atgggTTACGTTAGCAGTGTGTGCAGTGGAGGTCAGAGCTGTGCGGTGTTGGCAGACCACAACGTCATGGGTTTTATTTCGGCTATCCACGAGCTGGCCTCCAGAGAGAGACACTTGTACTGTTGGTGTAGCAGTGTCAGGAAGATCCTCCTCACCCCTCTGCGTAAAAGAG ACAGTTTGTGTCCAGTGTTGGGTGAGCAGTGCACCcatcttttcttctctctctgtgaGAGTTTTGTTCAGCTGAGCACCCTGATTGGCCGACATGCCACAGCACTCACCTACTTCCTGCATAACGTGCAGGGCTGTGATGTCACTACCCTTCCcctgctgacacacacagagtatTTCATAGACGCATACAAAAG GTATTTTTCTTCACTTGGTGATTTCCAAGTAATGGGCGGATTCCAACCACTTCACAAACTCTCGCT TGAGAGTTTAGGCTTTCGGCAGACTTTGCTCACTCAGCTGTCCGTATCAGATCAGTCAGCCAGTGGTGATGTTGATCTGGTTTCAATGTTGTACTGGCCTCTGCAGCAGCTCCACCAGTACAGCCGAGCCCTGCTCAAACTGGCGGCCTGCTATGATGTG TTAACTGTGGAGTATAAGTCCCTTGATCAGGGTCATAAAGATTGCGAGTCCCTGTCTTCATCACTGCTAAGAAGGAAGAAGGAGGCTGAAACCACCTTCCTGTTCTGGAAGACCCACTCTGGCAAAACTACT GAGTGCCTGCGTCTTCCCAGGCGTCGTGTGGTCTGTGAAAGCAGCAACAGATCTCTGACTCTGCAGAACGCCGGCCGGTTCTCAAATCACTGGTTCATATTGTTCAATGATGCCCTGGTGCACACACAG GGTACAATTCCCTCTCAGAGCTTC TTCTCCACTCATCACGTCTACCCTCTGACCTGTTTGTGGGTGAAaccggtcactgaaaacggcaGTGGACT TCATGCCCTCAAAATAACATGTCCAGAGGAGAGTTTCACCCTGGTGGCCTCAACCCCGCAGGAAAAG AACAAGTGGTTACGGTCTCTTAACCAGACAGTGGATCAGATACTGGGCGGCGGAGGTCAGGGGTCATCACCAGCAATGACTCGCACGGCCTCCTACACGTTCACGGCAGACGAACGGTTCAAAGATGCTCAGTACACCGGGAGCTGGTTGGCAGGACGGGTTCATGGCAG AGGAACCATGAAGTGGCCAGACGGGCGGTTGTACAAGGGGAACTTTAAGAATGGACTGGAGGATGG ctatGGAGAGTGTGTGATTCCTAATAAACTACTGAATAAAACCGACACCTACCAAGGACAGTGGAGAGAGGGCAAGATCCATGGTTTTGGCAAGTACAA GTATGCAAGTGGCGAGGTGTACGAGGGCTGTTTCTGTGATGGGCAGCGGCACGGTTACGGCATGCTGAGCTCTGGGAAACTGGCGAGGAATTCCTCCAGCGTTTTCATCGGGCAGTGGGTCCACGACAAGAGGACAGGATATGGCGTCTACGATGACATCACAAG AGGCGAGAAATACATGGGCATGTGGCTGGATGACCAGCGGCATGGCAGCGCAGTCATCATCACGCAGCACGGCGTGTACTTTGAAGGAGCTTTCAGAGAGAACAAAATGAGC GGTCTGGGTTTGCTGATGTCAGACGATGACACAGTTTTTCATGGGGAGTTCACTGACGACTGGACCATCAGCGGGAAG gGGATTTTAACCATGCCTAATGGTGACAGTCTGGACGGCCAGTTCAGTGGAGAGTGGAGCTCAGGGCTGAAGGTGGTTGGAACATACACAAAGCCAGGCATTGATGAACCTCCAAACAAGGAGAAGAATGGCCTGAA CAGACTGGGTCAGTACGCCGTGCCGGCAGATCAGAGGTGGATCTGTGTGTTTGATGAATGTTGGAGTCGGCTAGGCTGCGAAGCTGCTGGGAAAGGAGAGAGGACGACGGCCTGGGAGAACATCGCTGTTACAATAACAACTGCACGACGGCAGAG CCCAGACCTCAGCAGGTCTCAGACCAAAGTCCTGGAGTGTCTGGAGTTTATTCCTCAGTATGAAGACCCTGTCACTGCAGCAAACTACGACAACATACGAAGATACCTCACCAAG GCATGTGAGACCCCCCACCACCCTCTAGGCTGGCTGGTGGAGACATTGGTGACAGCGTACAGGATGACGTACGTCGGTGTGGGATCAAACCGCAGGCTGCTCAGGCAGGCTGTCCAAGAGGTCCTGGCCTACCTCACACACTTCTACAGCGTCATCAG GTTTTTATTCCCAGGATTACCGGACGATGGCAGCGTCCTCCCAGATGCCCCCACCTCTCCATCTAAGAGCAGACGCAACTCTTACACAACAGGGCAAGG CTGTGTTATGGTGGTgagctcctcctctctcctcctccctctgctgctcCCTCGACTCTATCCTCCTCTCTTTACTCTGTACTCCCtgcaggaggagcaggaggaaacTGAGTACTGGGAGCGCATCCTCCGACTCAACAAACAGCCTGACCAATCGCTGCTCAGCTTCCTGGAAGTGCAGGA GAAGTTCTGGCCGCTGTGGATGTCAATTCTTGGGGAGAAAAAGCAG ATTGTGTCCAGCAGCAAAGACGCCTGTTTTGTTTCTGCTGTAGAAACACTCCAGCAGATCAG CACCAGATTCACTCCGTCAGACAAGCTGATGGTGATCCAGAAGTCATTTGAGGAGCTGACACTGGAGGTGAAGCCTCTGCTGGATGGTGACTTCCTCTGGTGCATGGATGATCTGTTCCCACTCTTCCTTTATGTGGTGCTCAGAGCCAG GATCCGAAACCTGGGAGCTGAAATCAGCCTCATAGAAGATTTGATGGATCCCAACATTCAGCACGGAGAGCTGGGACTGATGTTCACAACACTAAAG GCCTGTTACATCCAGATCCAGCAGGAGACAAACGCGTAG